A single genomic interval of Halorubrum aethiopicum harbors:
- a CDS encoding amidohydrolase, with protein MNAKSRSRLIELRRDLHRRPEIGWREFYTTGRIVEELEALEPDELYVGREIHREERLRPPTDDELARARERAVETGVDEDVLAKVEDGYTGAIAVLEKGEGPTVLLRVDVDGLPQSESEDPDHHPAAEGFRSEYDERMHACGHDAHAAIGVGVLEAVAESDFEGTLKVLFQPAEELGAGAASVVGSGHLEDVDSLIAVHVGLDVETGVVVPGVESFLAINGFEATFEGAPAHAGNSPQEGAHAIQALSTAVGNLHAIPRHGDGATRINVGVVEGGTATNIVPESASLQGEVRGATTELRNYVEDHAARVIRSAAEVHDCDVDVSFRDGAPSADCDDALVDAVSAAAAGHDATVTPDEGDALGGSEDATRLMRAVQRNGGEATYVGFGASNPTGHHTATFDVDEAVIPLAVDTLTDAIRSLSTAE; from the coding sequence GTGAACGCGAAATCGCGGTCCCGACTGATCGAGTTGCGTCGCGACCTCCACCGACGGCCGGAGATCGGCTGGCGCGAGTTCTACACCACGGGCCGGATCGTCGAGGAACTCGAGGCGCTCGAGCCCGACGAGCTGTACGTCGGCCGCGAGATCCACCGCGAGGAGCGGCTCCGCCCGCCCACCGACGACGAGTTGGCCCGCGCCCGCGAGCGGGCGGTCGAGACCGGCGTCGACGAGGACGTGCTCGCGAAGGTCGAGGACGGCTACACCGGCGCGATCGCGGTCCTCGAGAAGGGCGAGGGACCGACCGTGCTGCTCCGGGTCGACGTCGACGGCCTCCCACAGTCGGAGTCCGAGGACCCCGACCACCACCCGGCCGCCGAGGGGTTTCGGTCGGAGTACGACGAGCGCATGCACGCCTGCGGCCACGACGCGCACGCCGCGATCGGCGTCGGCGTCCTCGAGGCAGTGGCCGAGAGCGACTTCGAGGGGACGCTGAAGGTGCTCTTTCAACCCGCGGAGGAACTGGGCGCGGGCGCGGCGAGCGTCGTCGGCAGCGGCCACCTCGAGGACGTCGACTCCCTCATCGCCGTCCACGTCGGCCTCGACGTCGAGACGGGGGTCGTGGTCCCCGGCGTCGAGTCGTTCCTCGCGATAAACGGGTTCGAGGCGACCTTCGAGGGCGCTCCGGCCCACGCCGGAAACAGTCCCCAGGAGGGCGCACACGCCATCCAGGCGCTGTCGACCGCGGTCGGGAACCTCCACGCGATCCCCCGGCACGGCGACGGCGCGACGCGGATCAACGTCGGCGTCGTCGAGGGCGGGACCGCGACGAACATCGTGCCGGAGTCGGCCTCGCTCCAGGGGGAGGTCCGCGGGGCGACGACGGAACTCAGGAACTACGTCGAGGACCACGCCGCCCGCGTGATCCGGAGCGCGGCCGAGGTCCACGACTGCGACGTCGACGTGTCGTTCCGCGACGGCGCGCCGAGCGCCGACTGCGACGACGCGCTCGTCGACGCCGTCTCCGCGGCCGCGGCGGGCCACGACGCGACCGTCACGCCCGACGAGGGCGACGCGCTCGGCGGCAGCGAGGACGCGACGCGGCTGATGCGCGCGGTCCAGCGGAACGGCGGCGAGGCGACCTACGTCGGCTTCGGCGCGAGCAACCCGACCGGCCACCACACCGCGACGTTCGACGTCGACGAGGCGGTCATCCCGCTCGCGGTCGACACCCTGACCGACGCGATCCGGTCGCTGTCGACCGCGGAGTGA
- a CDS encoding EamA family transporter → MDLGLGFAVVAAVVWGVYLFVLKRWFDGYSPAALTVCINAFALAWYAPVTLADRGGSLTALGAFGLAEVGIVALTVAATALAFVLFLRAIAEGQVSYVAPINKVVPMFVLPLEVLLLGEVLRPVQVLGIVVATFAVYVANYEPGGLLEPFRKAAASRPAQLALVSAMCYAVSDLGKRVALQELALPETLWVPLLLVGVALVLLPSAVRNPPTGVRADLPELAAAGGIVAVGEHVTTLAFASLPASIASPVINTQAIVAVVLGGVLLGERYFRVRLVAALLAVIGVTLIAL, encoded by the coding sequence ATGGATCTCGGCCTCGGGTTCGCGGTCGTCGCCGCCGTCGTCTGGGGCGTCTACCTCTTCGTGCTGAAACGGTGGTTCGACGGGTACTCTCCGGCCGCGCTCACCGTCTGTATCAACGCGTTCGCGCTGGCGTGGTACGCCCCGGTCACACTCGCCGATCGCGGGGGCTCCCTCACCGCGCTCGGCGCGTTCGGACTCGCCGAGGTCGGGATCGTCGCGCTCACCGTCGCGGCGACCGCGCTCGCGTTCGTCCTCTTCCTACGGGCGATCGCCGAGGGACAGGTGTCGTACGTGGCGCCGATCAACAAGGTCGTGCCGATGTTCGTCCTCCCGCTCGAGGTGCTGCTCCTCGGCGAGGTGTTGCGTCCCGTCCAGGTGCTCGGAATCGTCGTCGCGACGTTCGCGGTCTACGTCGCCAACTACGAGCCGGGCGGGCTCCTCGAGCCGTTCCGGAAGGCCGCCGCGTCGCGGCCGGCCCAGCTCGCGTTAGTGAGCGCGATGTGTTACGCCGTGAGCGACCTGGGCAAACGCGTCGCGCTCCAGGAGCTGGCGCTCCCCGAGACGCTGTGGGTCCCGCTGCTTCTGGTCGGCGTCGCGCTCGTGTTGCTCCCGAGCGCGGTCCGGAACCCGCCCACGGGGGTCCGCGCGGACCTCCCGGAACTGGCCGCCGCGGGCGGGATCGTCGCGGTCGGCGAGCACGTCACGACGCTCGCGTTCGCGTCGCTGCCCGCCAGCATCGCCTCGCCGGTGATCAACACGCAGGCGATCGTCGCGGTCGTCCTCGGCGGCGTCCTGCTCGGGGAGCGCTACTTCCGCGTCCGCCTGGTCGCGGCGCTGCTCGCGGTGATCGGCGTGACGCTGATCGCGCTCTGA
- a CDS encoding threonine ammonia-lyase, translated as MSRYEPVDSPDATTIFPYHDLTPPEPGDVYEAREVVSRYLPRTPLVRSEALSAETGAEVYFKREDTLPTGAFKVRGGVTLGHRLPEEFREAGLVAASTGNHGQSVAYAGREFGVPVTIAVPSDPNPEKVAAMERFGAEVVATGADYDEAREWAERRAAEDGLRYVHSANEPDLVAGVATAGLEVLETLPDVDRVVCPIGGGSGAAGYCLTTGAIGGAEVVGVQSAAADATYRAYHEGHLDPAESATTEAEGISSRAPFALTVGILRDRLDDLITVPEAAIWDGVRDVLADERILIEGACASAVAAVRSMDDIEGETVVVPTTGRNLSTEKLRRAVAPE; from the coding sequence GTGAGCCGGTACGAGCCAGTCGACTCGCCGGACGCGACGACGATATTCCCGTACCACGACCTCACGCCGCCGGAGCCGGGCGACGTGTACGAGGCCCGCGAGGTCGTCTCCCGCTACCTCCCGCGGACGCCGCTGGTCCGCAGCGAGGCGCTCTCCGCGGAGACCGGCGCGGAGGTCTACTTCAAGCGCGAGGACACGCTCCCGACGGGCGCGTTCAAGGTCCGCGGCGGCGTCACGCTGGGCCACCGCCTCCCCGAGGAATTCCGCGAGGCGGGGCTCGTCGCGGCGTCGACGGGGAACCACGGCCAGTCCGTCGCCTACGCCGGCCGCGAGTTCGGCGTCCCGGTGACGATCGCCGTTCCGTCCGACCCGAACCCGGAGAAGGTGGCCGCGATGGAGCGGTTCGGCGCGGAGGTCGTCGCGACCGGCGCCGACTACGACGAGGCGCGCGAGTGGGCCGAGCGCCGGGCGGCCGAGGACGGGCTCCGCTACGTCCACTCGGCGAACGAGCCCGACCTCGTCGCCGGCGTCGCCACGGCCGGACTGGAGGTGCTGGAGACGCTCCCGGACGTCGACCGCGTCGTGTGCCCGATCGGCGGCGGGAGCGGCGCGGCCGGGTACTGTCTGACGACCGGCGCGATCGGCGGCGCGGAGGTCGTGGGCGTCCAGTCCGCGGCCGCGGACGCGACCTACCGGGCGTACCACGAGGGCCATCTCGACCCGGCGGAGTCGGCGACGACGGAGGCGGAGGGGATCTCCTCGCGGGCCCCGTTCGCGCTCACGGTCGGGATCCTCCGCGACCGGCTGGACGACCTGATCACGGTCCCGGAGGCGGCGATCTGGGACGGCGTCCGCGACGTGCTGGCGGACGAACGGATCCTCATCGAGGGGGCCTGCGCGTCCGCCGTCGCCGCGGTGCGGTCGATGGACGACATCGAGGGCGAGACCGTCGTCGTCCCGACCACCGGCCGGAACCTCTCGACCGAGAAGCTCCGGCGGGCGGTCGCCCCGGAGTGA
- a CDS encoding phage tail protein, which translates to MPDRHGPYRRIRFLLEIDGVEKAGFSRCSLPTARTDVIEYREGNEPPTPRKLGGLGRHDPLVLESGVTDGSLALYEWRKLVEQGKLGEARRSIAVVLLDEEGSSGPRWELRNAWPSRYDAPDLAADRSEVAIERLEIVHEGMERTA; encoded by the coding sequence ATGCCGGATAGACACGGGCCGTACCGGCGGATCCGGTTCCTCCTCGAGATCGACGGCGTCGAGAAGGCGGGCTTCAGCCGCTGTTCGCTCCCGACCGCGCGGACGGACGTGATCGAGTACCGCGAGGGGAACGAGCCGCCCACGCCGCGCAAGCTCGGCGGGCTCGGCCGGCACGACCCGCTCGTGTTGGAGAGCGGCGTGACCGACGGCTCCCTCGCGCTCTACGAGTGGCGGAAGCTGGTCGAACAGGGGAAACTCGGCGAGGCCCGTCGGTCGATCGCGGTCGTCCTCCTCGACGAGGAGGGGAGTTCCGGGCCGCGGTGGGAGCTCCGGAACGCGTGGCCGAGCCGCTACGACGCTCCCGACCTCGCCGCCGACCGGTCCGAGGTCGCGATCGAACGGCTCGAGATCGTTCACGAGGGGATGGAACGGACCGCATAG
- a CDS encoding helix-hairpin-helix domain-containing protein, translated as MSSLEDVYGVGEVRAARLREHGLESVEEVANAPIDGLADLLDGVGRQRARQVRSSARRIAAEEGVGRPRPGGDDGGEGPPERPRDGSPRAAAGHVTTRRVPAADAVVVVPGRAFLTRAGGTDHPGPLGHALASVPGDGFLEADPTDWTVVLCPPDRTAAAAPGLYEALADDEGDARSAVDSFLAGVLRPGSLIPGDAVRDLYERRPDLESELDAVLRNGTVLRRGDSFDLGDPGEAELLASAGAYLRGDRVLPEGAAFDAGSAVPGEAPRRGRRSSRPAS; from the coding sequence GTGAGTTCGCTCGAGGACGTCTACGGGGTCGGCGAGGTCCGCGCGGCGCGGCTCCGCGAGCACGGATTGGAGTCCGTCGAGGAGGTCGCGAACGCGCCGATCGACGGCCTGGCGGACCTGCTCGACGGGGTCGGTCGCCAGCGCGCGCGACAGGTCCGCTCCTCCGCGAGGCGGATCGCCGCGGAGGAGGGGGTCGGCCGGCCGCGTCCGGGCGGTGACGACGGTGGGGAGGGACCGCCGGAGCGACCGCGAGACGGGTCGCCGAGGGCCGCCGCCGGCCACGTGACGACGAGGCGGGTCCCCGCCGCCGACGCGGTCGTCGTCGTTCCGGGGCGCGCGTTCCTGACGCGCGCCGGCGGAACCGACCACCCTGGCCCCTTGGGGCACGCGCTGGCGTCGGTCCCCGGCGACGGCTTCCTCGAGGCGGATCCGACGGACTGGACGGTCGTGTTGTGCCCGCCGGATCGGACCGCCGCGGCGGCACCCGGCCTCTACGAGGCGCTCGCCGACGACGAGGGGGACGCCCGATCCGCCGTCGACTCCTTCCTGGCCGGCGTCCTCCGACCGGGATCCCTGATCCCCGGCGACGCCGTCCGGGACCTCTACGAGCGACGCCCGGACCTCGAGTCCGAACTCGACGCCGTCCTGCGGAACGGGACGGTCCTCCGTCGCGGCGACTCGTTCGACCTCGGCGATCCCGGCGAGGCGGAACTGCTCGCCTCGGCGGGGGCGTACCTCCGCGGCGACCGCGTCCTCCCGGAGGGCGCGGCGTTCGACGCCGGATCGGCGGTTCCGGGGGAGGCCCCCCGCCGCGGGCGTCGTTCCTCTCGCCCGGCGTCGTGA
- a CDS encoding phage tail protein, whose translation MSGGDRSEPYPSHRFLVEIDGVGAAGFSEVRGLSARDDDEPEGDGPLWRRLLARDASWGTARAGDLDARGSATASSRLELRRGVTDRTELWEWFREWTDGRGTARPVRVVLLDERGDPARVWRCERARPVRWDGPALSALDSGVATETFELAHDGVTEVSAE comes from the coding sequence ATGTCGGGAGGTGACCGGTCGGAGCCGTACCCGAGCCACCGGTTCCTGGTCGAGATCGACGGGGTCGGCGCGGCGGGCTTCAGCGAGGTGCGCGGGCTGTCGGCGCGCGACGACGACGAACCGGAGGGCGATGGGCCGCTCTGGCGACGGCTCCTGGCGCGCGACGCGTCGTGGGGGACCGCCCGGGCGGGCGACCTCGACGCCCGCGGGTCAGCGACCGCGTCGTCGCGGCTCGAGCTCCGACGCGGCGTGACCGACCGGACGGAGCTGTGGGAGTGGTTCCGCGAGTGGACCGACGGGCGCGGGACGGCGCGACCCGTCAGGGTAGTCCTGTTGGACGAGCGCGGCGATCCGGCCCGCGTCTGGCGGTGCGAGCGCGCCCGTCCGGTGCGGTGGGACGGTCCGGCCCTCTCGGCCCTCGACTCGGGCGTCGCGACCGAGACGTTCGAGCTGGCACACGACGGGGTCACGGAGGTGTCCGCGGAGTGA
- a CDS encoding ABC transporter permease, with product MSVASLLWRFPSVLMAWRNLGRNRLRTALAALGIVIGVVAICSLGMATVAIEQQATAQLGDLTNEVTVSSGPDSETEGVTEEQVEEMRAIVTDAQVIPQKTNGTTLEARNGREARVSVTGVTDASALYDLTTGPAPERLQSGALISNGTAERLGLESGDPVEYDGRIYRIRGFIESEHSFGFGGDLVIPVSGLADQRHYDTVTIIAADGDAAGRIGDRLDTRFNTEEDEELRVSTFGNRAQVGGFLDTLSLALLGIGGISLVVASVAILNVMLMSTVERRGEIGVLRAVGIRRGEVLRMILTEATLLGALGGLVGALVSLATGMVLFHVITGDATGALGWASSRYLVYGFGFAVAASVLSGVYPAWKAANESPVEALRG from the coding sequence GTGAGCGTCGCCTCCCTCCTCTGGCGGTTCCCGAGCGTGTTGATGGCGTGGCGCAACCTCGGCCGGAACCGGCTGCGAACGGCGCTCGCGGCGCTCGGGATCGTCATCGGCGTCGTGGCCATCTGCTCGCTCGGCATGGCCACCGTCGCGATCGAACAGCAGGCGACCGCACAGCTCGGCGACCTCACGAACGAGGTGACCGTCTCCTCGGGACCGGACAGCGAGACGGAGGGGGTGACTGAGGAACAGGTCGAGGAGATGCGGGCGATCGTGACCGACGCGCAGGTGATTCCGCAGAAGACGAACGGGACGACGCTCGAGGCGAGAAACGGCAGGGAGGCGCGGGTGAGCGTGACCGGGGTGACCGACGCGAGCGCGCTGTACGACCTCACGACGGGGCCGGCCCCGGAGCGGCTCCAGTCAGGGGCGTTGATCAGCAACGGCACGGCGGAGAGGCTCGGCCTCGAGTCCGGCGACCCCGTCGAGTACGACGGCCGGATCTACCGGATCCGGGGGTTCATCGAGTCGGAGCACTCCTTCGGTTTCGGCGGCGACCTCGTGATCCCGGTGTCGGGGCTCGCCGACCAGCGGCACTACGACACCGTGACGATCATCGCGGCCGACGGCGACGCGGCCGGGCGGATCGGCGACCGGCTCGACACCCGGTTCAACACGGAAGAGGACGAGGAGCTTCGCGTCTCTACGTTCGGAAACCGGGCGCAGGTCGGCGGATTCCTCGACACGCTGTCGCTCGCGCTGCTCGGGATCGGGGGGATCTCGCTCGTCGTCGCCAGCGTCGCCATCCTCAACGTGATGTTGATGAGCACGGTCGAGCGCCGCGGCGAGATCGGCGTGCTTCGAGCGGTCGGGATCCGTCGGGGCGAGGTGTTGCGGATGATCCTGACCGAGGCGACCCTGCTCGGCGCGCTCGGCGGCCTGGTCGGCGCGCTCGTGTCGCTCGCGACGGGGATGGTGCTGTTTCACGTGATCACGGGCGACGCGACGGGCGCGCTCGGATGGGCGAGCTCGCGGTACCTGGTGTACGGGTTCGGGTTCGCGGTCGCGGCCAGCGTGTTGAGCGGCGTCTACCCCGCCTGGAAGGCCGCGAACGAGTCCCCCGTGGAGGCGCTCCGCGGCTGA
- a CDS encoding thiamine pyrophosphate-binding protein — MSLTGAEYLVGALEEYGVEHVFGNPGTTELPTVQAVADSPIEYVLALHEDVATGMAAGYATTRRYHSHHDDSVNPLGVTNLHVAPGLAHGVGNVIGAAFSGSPLLVTAGNYDTDFQHEEPILHGDLEALVDQYTKWSASVPSVEALPAMLRRAVRQALTPPTGPVFLELPIDVMKDETDAGVQRLGPIPDAGRGDPDAVAAAARLVAEADEPVMVIGDEVARSGPDAIAAAVDLAEAAGLRVHGEFITAEANFPTDHELWGGTVPGTESGFVDTVDGDTVVFVGCGSATTSLAHEEELLPDATIVQIGPDGWELGKNWPADASVLGDPGHVLRELTDLLSEDLAAGERDDRLERARERVAAIREEQRPAAPDPDDPRASKGQLGEAMAEAAADALVVNEGVTAGHAVRWNVPLGPEQWIGNKSGGLGYGLPAAIGAAIAERERPDPRDVVAFIGDGSYFYYPQAIYSAVRHGVDLTTVVADNRNYRILKDNTLRVLGGEESDHDFTAMDFEPPMNIPANAESYGATGELVDDPDAIADAITESRDRDGPTVLDVAIHD; from the coding sequence ATGTCACTCACCGGGGCGGAGTATCTGGTCGGCGCGTTGGAGGAGTACGGCGTGGAACACGTCTTCGGGAACCCCGGCACGACGGAGCTGCCGACCGTTCAGGCGGTCGCCGACAGCCCGATCGAGTACGTCCTCGCGCTGCATGAAGACGTCGCGACGGGGATGGCCGCGGGGTACGCGACGACGCGACGGTACCACTCGCACCACGACGACTCCGTGAACCCCCTCGGCGTCACGAACCTCCACGTCGCGCCGGGGCTCGCCCACGGCGTCGGCAACGTGATCGGAGCCGCCTTCTCCGGCTCACCCCTCCTCGTCACCGCGGGCAACTACGACACCGACTTCCAACACGAGGAGCCGATCCTCCACGGCGACCTCGAGGCCCTCGTCGATCAGTACACGAAGTGGAGCGCCTCCGTCCCCTCGGTCGAGGCGCTGCCGGCGATGCTGCGGCGGGCGGTGCGACAGGCGCTCACGCCGCCGACGGGTCCCGTCTTCCTCGAGCTCCCCATCGACGTGATGAAGGACGAGACCGACGCCGGCGTCCAGCGGCTCGGCCCGATCCCCGACGCGGGACGGGGCGATCCGGACGCGGTCGCGGCCGCCGCGCGGCTGGTGGCCGAGGCCGACGAGCCCGTGATGGTGATCGGCGACGAGGTCGCCCGGTCGGGGCCGGACGCGATCGCGGCCGCCGTCGACCTCGCGGAGGCGGCCGGCCTCCGGGTCCACGGCGAGTTCATCACCGCCGAGGCGAACTTCCCGACCGACCACGAGCTCTGGGGCGGGACGGTGCCGGGCACCGAGTCCGGCTTCGTCGACACCGTCGACGGCGACACGGTCGTCTTCGTCGGCTGCGGCTCGGCGACGACCTCGCTCGCGCACGAGGAGGAGCTGCTCCCCGACGCGACGATCGTCCAGATCGGCCCGGACGGCTGGGAACTCGGGAAGAACTGGCCGGCGGACGCGTCGGTGCTCGGCGACCCGGGACACGTCCTCCGGGAGCTCACCGACCTCCTCTCCGAGGACCTCGCCGCGGGCGAGCGTGACGACCGGCTCGAACGCGCCCGCGAGCGCGTCGCGGCGATCCGCGAAGAGCAGCGCCCGGCCGCCCCCGACCCGGACGATCCGCGCGCCTCCAAGGGCCAACTGGGCGAGGCGATGGCCGAGGCCGCCGCCGACGCGCTCGTCGTCAACGAGGGCGTCACCGCGGGCCACGCGGTCCGGTGGAACGTCCCGCTCGGCCCCGAACAGTGGATCGGGAACAAAAGCGGCGGGCTCGGCTACGGGCTCCCCGCCGCGATCGGCGCGGCGATCGCCGAGCGCGAGCGCCCCGACCCCCGCGACGTGGTCGCGTTCATCGGCGACGGCTCGTACTTCTACTACCCGCAGGCGATCTACTCGGCCGTGCGACACGGCGTGGACCTCACGACGGTCGTCGCCGACAACCGGAACTACCGGATCTTGAAGGACAACACGCTCCGGGTCCTCGGCGGCGAGGAGAGCGACCACGACTTCACCGCGATGGACTTCGAGCCGCCGATGAACATCCCCGCCAACGCGGAGAGCTACGGCGCGACTGGCGAACTCGTCGACGACCCCGACGCGATCGCGGACGCGATCACGGAGAGCCGAGACCGGGACGGTCCGACGGTCCTCGACGTCGCCATACACGACTGA
- a CDS encoding Zn-dependent hydrolase, with translation MVTIDPERFRETFERYSEIGRTDADGLHRLALSEEDREVRNLFVSDLEDLGLEVRIDRIGNVFGRAEGTDPDAEPVLIGSHLDSQPYGGRFDGQLGVLTALETLRAFDDEGVEHRRPIEIVNWTNEEGSRFKPALMGSGAFIGELDLEEVLEHADADGVTVDEALEAVGYRGDEPAEPREEYHSALELHVEQGPKLEDQGLSVGVVEGVFGMAWLEVVVRGDADHAGPSPMYSRKDALVAASDVVGAVRRLSNRLADDVVTTVGELEVEPGSINVIPSEVRFTVDVRSYDDAVVGDLVEAVEREVEAACEREGVEYDLEEIWRIPHTEFSPRVAETALAAADDVGASHRAMVSGAGHDASYVNEITDTAMLFVPSVDGKTHNEAEFTEWADAEEGARVYAETVERLANAE, from the coding sequence ATGGTCACCATCGACCCCGAGCGGTTCAGGGAGACGTTCGAGCGGTACTCCGAGATCGGCCGAACCGACGCCGACGGCCTCCATCGGCTGGCGCTCTCCGAGGAGGACCGGGAGGTACGGAACCTGTTCGTCTCGGACCTGGAGGACCTCGGTCTCGAGGTCCGGATCGACCGGATCGGCAACGTCTTCGGGCGCGCGGAGGGGACGGACCCCGACGCCGAGCCCGTCCTGATCGGCTCGCACCTCGACTCCCAGCCGTACGGCGGGCGGTTCGACGGCCAACTCGGGGTCCTCACCGCGTTGGAGACGCTCCGGGCGTTCGACGACGAGGGCGTCGAGCACCGGCGGCCGATCGAGATCGTGAACTGGACGAACGAGGAGGGGTCGCGGTTCAAGCCGGCGCTGATGGGAAGCGGAGCCTTCATCGGCGAGCTCGACCTCGAGGAGGTGCTCGAACACGCGGACGCCGACGGCGTGACCGTCGACGAGGCGCTCGAGGCGGTCGGGTATCGCGGCGACGAGCCGGCGGAGCCGCGGGAGGAGTACCACTCCGCGCTCGAACTCCACGTGGAGCAGGGGCCGAAACTCGAGGATCAAGGCCTCTCGGTCGGCGTCGTCGAGGGCGTGTTCGGGATGGCGTGGCTCGAGGTGGTCGTCCGCGGCGACGCCGACCACGCCGGTCCCTCGCCGATGTACTCCCGGAAGGACGCGCTCGTCGCCGCCTCCGACGTCGTCGGCGCGGTCCGGCGGCTCTCGAACCGCCTCGCCGACGACGTGGTGACGACGGTCGGGGAGCTCGAGGTGGAGCCCGGCTCGATCAACGTCATTCCGTCCGAAGTCCGGTTCACCGTCGACGTGCGAAGCTACGACGACGCGGTCGTCGGCGACCTCGTCGAGGCGGTCGAACGCGAGGTCGAGGCCGCCTGCGAGCGCGAGGGCGTCGAGTACGACCTCGAGGAGATCTGGCGGATCCCCCACACCGAGTTCTCCCCGCGCGTCGCCGAGACGGCGCTTGCCGCCGCCGACGACGTGGGCGCGTCCCACCGGGCGATGGTGAGCGGGGCCGGCCACGACGCGAGCTACGTGAACGAGATCACGGACACCGCCATGCTGTTCGTGCCGAGCGTCGACGGCAAGACCCACAACGAGGCCGAGTTCACGGAGTGGGCCGACGCCGAGGAGGGCGCTCGCGTGTACGCCGAGACGGTGGAGCGGCTGGCGAACGCGGAGTAG
- a CDS encoding MATE family efflux transporter, whose amino-acid sequence MGIRSRIDALFKGPEEFDLTSGGIGKPLFYLSMPIVVTNLFQTAYNLADTFWLGQYSTDALAAISFAFPMVFLLISLGMGISVAGSVLVAQYTGAGKSREAEYAASQTMTFAAVASLALGAVGYRFVGEFLGIMGASTSVLPLASGYMEIISLGLVFMFGFAVFVALMRGYGDTVTPMLVMFGSVVLNVALDPFLIFGWGPFPALGIEGAAIATVFSRALALAVGLAVMFRGTRGVRIRLADMTPDLDYLRRLARIGFPATVEGTGRALSMNLLLFIVALFPDPVVAAYGIGTRVFSVVFLPAIAVARGVETMTGQNVGAGEPDRAERAADLAAATLFGLLSVVGLLVFLVPEPIVSAFVGADQAAADRVVAVGSRFLRIAALTFGFIGITRAYTGSFRGAGKTLTAAAISVVTLGVVRFPIAWVAAGRIGETGIWLSFAVSNVVGAAIAYAWYRRGTWRTGDLTGSGVDGAIASPESTDD is encoded by the coding sequence ATGGGGATCCGGAGCCGCATCGACGCCCTGTTCAAGGGCCCCGAGGAGTTCGATCTCACCTCGGGCGGCATCGGCAAGCCGCTCTTTTACCTCTCGATGCCGATCGTCGTCACGAACCTCTTTCAGACCGCGTACAACCTCGCGGACACCTTCTGGCTCGGGCAGTACAGCACGGACGCGCTGGCGGCGATCAGTTTCGCGTTCCCGATGGTCTTCCTGCTCATCTCGCTCGGGATGGGGATCTCCGTCGCCGGGAGCGTGCTCGTCGCGCAGTACACCGGCGCGGGGAAGTCGCGCGAGGCGGAGTACGCCGCCTCCCAGACGATGACGTTCGCGGCCGTCGCCTCCCTGGCGCTCGGGGCGGTCGGCTACCGCTTCGTCGGGGAGTTCCTCGGGATCATGGGGGCGTCGACGAGCGTCCTCCCGCTGGCGTCGGGATACATGGAGATCATCTCGCTGGGGCTCGTGTTCATGTTCGGCTTCGCGGTGTTCGTCGCGCTCATGCGCGGGTACGGCGACACGGTGACCCCGATGCTCGTGATGTTCGGGTCCGTCGTGCTCAACGTCGCGCTCGACCCCTTCCTGATCTTCGGGTGGGGTCCGTTCCCCGCGCTCGGGATCGAGGGGGCCGCGATCGCGACCGTGTTCTCGCGGGCACTCGCGCTCGCCGTCGGACTCGCGGTCATGTTCCGCGGGACCCGCGGCGTGCGGATCCGCCTCGCGGACATGACGCCCGACCTCGACTACCTGCGTCGGCTGGCGCGGATCGGCTTCCCCGCGACCGTCGAGGGGACCGGTCGGGCGCTGTCGATGAACCTCCTTCTCTTCATCGTCGCGCTCTTTCCCGACCCGGTCGTCGCCGCCTACGGCATCGGCACGCGGGTGTTCTCCGTCGTGTTCCTGCCGGCGATCGCGGTCGCCCGCGGCGTCGAGACCATGACCGGCCAGAACGTCGGAGCTGGCGAGCCGGACCGCGCCGAGCGGGCCGCCGACCTGGCCGCCGCGACGCTGTTCGGCCTCCTCTCGGTCGTCGGCCTCCTCGTGTTCCTCGTCCCCGAGCCGATCGTCTCGGCGTTCGTGGGGGCCGACCAGGCGGCCGCCGATCGGGTCGTGGCGGTCGGCTCGCGGTTCCTGCGGATCGCCGCGCTGACCTTCGGGTTCATCGGGATCACGCGGGCGTACACCGGCAGCTTTCGGGGTGCCGGAAAGACCCTCACGGCGGCCGCGATCTCCGTGGTGACGCTCGGCGTCGTCCGGTTCCCGATCGCGTGGGTCGCCGCCGGCCGGATCGGCGAGACCGGCATCTGGCTGTCGTTCGCGGTCTCGAACGTCGTCGGCGCGGCGATCGCCTACGCCTGGTACCGCCGCGGAACCTGGCGGACGGGGGATCTCACCGGGAGCGGGGTCGACGGGGCGATCGCGAGTCCCGAGTCGACCGACGACTGA